In the Glycine max cultivar Williams 82 chromosome 6, Glycine_max_v4.0, whole genome shotgun sequence genome, AAGTTAATAGTCAGATATATTTATCGTACTTTTTACACATTcgaaaactaaattttatatttttatttttcaggaatatatttatttacgAATTACACACTTACAGACAAAATAAAAGtgattatttatcatataatcaATAATTTCAATGTTGAGGaatgaatatttgttttttcctGCACTTTCATTATTGGACCATGCATCGGCCATTATTGGTTTCAATCAAAACTTGGATTGATGTAATACTTTGAGTTGAGGTGGCCCATTATACAGACTAAAACCCAAGCCTAATCcaaaatataatatgataattaagttttttttttatctacattTATTCCCGACCTAATAAATTGGAATTTTCATTCCTTTCTCTCCAAATATAAATAGTTTATACTCtcaaatgaattgattttagttttaattttattatgtgaaAATCCCTTCTTTATCCTTAATTGTAGTAATTAGTTTTGATATATTTGAATTGCATGAATGGGCCAGGGCCATTACCAAATGAAAGATGCACGGAGGAGATGACGTGGGAAGAAAGTCGTTGAGCAAGTATTCACACGTGTCCCCCAAACTACACACATTATCTCCTTCCTTTCTTGGGAAAGTCAATCAATTAATCTgctggaaaacaaaaaaatgaagggAAGCAAGAGGCCCATCCACGCCGTCACCACATGGGTTCGGCGCCAACCGCCCAAGATGAAGGCCTTTCTCGCGGTGCTGTCCGGCCTGGCAGCCCTGCTCTTCCTCAGAATCTTCGTTCACGACCACGACAGCCTCTTCGTCGCCGCCGAGCTTGTCCATGCGTTAGGAATCTCCGTCCTCATTTACAAACTCACCAGGGAAAAAACCTGTGCCGGTACCTtccaattcctttctttttctcaaaatataaaaaataaataaaaattaaaaaattaccctCGACATTTCATGTTAGGGTTGTATTAAATTGGGCCTTTGATTAATTGGATTGGTGTGATTCTTGTGGTGTTAATGTACGATCTTGTTatgattttaacagaaattaatcttatatcttTTGTGATGTGTGTGCATGCAAGATGTAACGGTTGATTTTAAATCTTTTCAGGGCTTTCGCTTAAGTCGCAGGAGCTGACGGCTATGTTTCTAGGTGTTAGACTTTATTGCAGTTTTGTGATGGAGTATGATATACACACCCTACTCGATATGGCAACCTTGGTCACAACCCTTTGGGTTATTTATATGATACGCTTCAAATTGAAATCCAGTTATATGGATGATAAGGACAACCTTGCAATGTACTATGTGGTCAGTTATCTAATGCCTAATAACCTCTTATATAAGAAACTGCAGTTGGTGAAAAATGTGGTTTTTCTGCAAACTTTTGGGGTAGGATTGTGTTAAAACAGTTTAGGAACTTCTGAAATTTATAAAAGGTTTAATTAATAGCTTCCAAACTTATCTtctttagtccctatagttaataagtgaattttttacctatagttaataagtgaatttttcaatcccagaagtttacattttaattcttgttctactatttaaattcttttaactcCATTATAAAATACAATCGACGACAAGAGGATAAAAAATACGATCAATGACACGTAAGAGGAGTCCTTAAAAGAGTTAAAGAATTTTAACGGCAGAGActtttgagaattaaaatatcagggactaaaaaattcacatattaattatatggagtaaaagtgataagtttgaaaattataGGGAATAAGTGGGTAATTAAACCTTTATAAAATTCTATTATCTGTATGGTTATTATTAGTTGTATTTTTCTTCTCTGTATTGTTGATTCCTCGTGTATTCCCTCTCCCTTAAAATGGATACGGTTTTCATAGAAATGGGAAGGGAAGGGCATTGTTTGATTGTGTGTTCTGTCATTCCTGCACGCTTGTTTGGCTTGATTTCCTGTTCAAAAACATACATTTTAATGTCTGACTACGCGGAAAGTGATTTTGGAGTAGTGCttaattctaatttttgtttttgaaatctcaAAATGGGATCAAGGCAGCAGAAATTTCACCTTACCATTTGTTACTATTTCTATAGTTTTCCCTTTACCTGTGAATTTATGAAatgaaaggttttttttttaaccaaaatgaAAGTATTTTCTGTCATAAGAACTaggatattttattttccatgtGACTGATTGAATGATGATTCAATTGCTATGCCTCTGAGTATGGAGTgttctaattttcttttacgAAAATGCAGGTTATACCTTGTGCCGTGCTGTCCTTGCTTATTCATCCAACAACCCGGCATCATCCACTTAATAGGATTCTCTGGGCATTTTGTGTTTATCTTGAAGCTGTTTCTGTTCTCCCTCAGCTGCGAGTCATGCAGAACGCGAAGGTCTCAAAGATATACGTTTCTGCCTTTTACCTTTTCTTTATGGCAAATGCTAACCAGTGAGTGCCCTTAGGGCATTGGTTAAGGAACTAAAATTGCACTGTCCATGACATTTTTTAGttctcataattttaacattaaatactttttccttttaatttcttaacaaataAACTAAGGGCACTGGTTAGCAAAACCCTTTCTTTATTATCTTTTGAATCTCTTAAATGGTGACGATGATGATGTAGTTATTACATCTTCCTTTGCTAGTTAGTCTTCACTCTTCATAAATACAGTTATCATTCAACTTTGCCTATCAGTCTTTCTAAATAAAGttggatttaatttttaaattcaactTTCAGATTGTTGAACCATTCACAGCACACTATGTTTTTGCCCTTGGAGTTGCAAGGTTCTTGAGTTGTGCACATTGGGTCCTCCAGGTTTTTCAACTCCTCTTAAGTTTTTATCACCTAATTCTGCAAATACGCATTCAAATTTATTGTAATGTTCCAGAGATGTGTGGTATGTagaattttgatatttaaaacCTTCGATCATTAGAAGTCTTTGCTTGAATGTTTCTGTATGATACTTCTACTTTAAACTAATTTACCAAATGACGATAGGGTTCTGATGGTTCCTAAGGAGAGTCGTTGCATAAGAATTTTGGCATCAAGATTTTTGGCTTGCTAGTTATGTCTTTTGACCTTGTCAGCCTTTAATTTAATATCCAATGATAGATGATAGATAGGCCGACCATATACTTTGGCCTAGTTTTGATTACCTTTTTACCTTATGTGAGTTTTCCAGTAGAATAACTTTATAGGCCAAGATTGTCAAGCTCTATTTTGTTGGTAGGTAACTATAAAGATGAAAAAGCTCTTAAAAAAACTGAATtgcatcaattaattttaacttatgcaagaaatttgattcatttacccccttgattaattttattttcgttttctaTGCATTTGTTAAGAAGTTTATTTAAACTGATTCTGTGAGTAAGAGCATGGCTGTGTTGTCTTCCTCAGGTATTAGATACTCGTGGACATCTACTGACTGCATTGGGTTATGGATTGTGGCCTTTTATGGTTCTTCTATCAGAAATTGTGCAAACTTTCATTCTGGCAGATTTTTGCTACTACTACGTCAAGAGGTGGATAGTAAAATTATCAGAATATGCAATATATCATATCTTAATATGCTCTCGTCAACTTTCTgacctattttttttacttccttGGCTACAGTCTTGTTGGGGGACAACTTGTTCTTCGACTTCCTTCAGGAGTGGTGTAACTTAACATTCAAGTAGGACGTTCCTTTAACATGCAGCACTCAAGGAAGTCAGAGTAGCTAGTTAATCTTTTGATATGTTATGTATCTATCTGCGGTCATTGAGTGAACAGTTCTCAACTGCGGTCTAACttcctaaaattttaatttatcttttgatCAGTTCGGGTTAGTATTGGTAGTTAGCAGAtatcaaaatatcaaatgatCCTTTGGATACGAGCAAATGCCAGTTGACAATTGATGTTAAAAGAAATCAATTATAACAATTGGAGCCTTGTGGTGATGGATTTGATGGGGGCACCGTACTTGCATACACCAGTCTCGAGCCAGAACTCTACTTGATCACACCTTGTCTTACGTATCTATCTTGCCCAAGAAATCACAAGGTGTTTTAAGGCCTTGTGCGCTTTGGAATTGGAGCGGTTTCTCTGCTTTCCAATTTATCCTTTCACAGTCCAGGAAAAGCAATAATTTGATAAATTGATCCCTAAACGTTtacaggagaagaaaataagaagaaaaataaacttatttagaagttaaaattattctatgcataagttgaatttttttttggagaaactaattataagaaataattactatattttaaacttggttaaatttcttttatatcttTAGTTTATCTAAGTATTCAATGGATTACGAGTATTCATATTAAATGTGATCATTATTTACCACTTTAAACTTGgagattttttgaaataaaaattaaacttatgatactattattcaaaaataattaatttaattactttcttTGGTGTTGATAATTTctcttatatttcttataaaagataaaaagatcaAAGGTGGTAGTATTTGcttatccaaaaaatatatcatcTATTATTATCATTGTTGTTGCATTTATTGTGATGATGGTAGTgattataataacaataataaaggtCATGATAGGATAAATAAAACAGTGAATGTGACCATAATCATAATGATAagtaatatatgtttttaaaaagataattctagcgagtcaaatttaaattagttatggcaatttatactatttattgTTATGAATGATTAGCATATATTAAACCTAAAATCATACAATAATAAATGGGGTATATCCTGTAATTAGAAAAAATTAGTAGTTTCCCTAGAAGGTCTATATCAAGATGTTAAAACAAATGTAACaggtgcgcttgtctatacataagaaatttaatcttgctaataacctctattacagaaaattgataatcttcaaaaatcagtttGTTCATAGACAGTCAGATGCAGTAGACTATAATTGTTATAGTCACACAACgaaatttttttccttgaaCACTTGATGTAGATCTACCCttaattaaagagtcagtaatgTGTTGCAAAGAAGTAAAAGACCTGCGAAAAGGAGCCAAATCACGGATGTGAGCCCAAACTTGAAGAAATTTTCtataagaaaagaacaaatgagcatttgactcaACCTCATTTGAACATGAAGGGTAGAGGGAAcccttgttaaaaaaaatagttttgtgaAGAGTAAACAGCCAA is a window encoding:
- the LOC100781933 gene encoding ER lumen protein-retaining receptor erd-2.2; the protein is MKGSKRPIHAVTTWVRRQPPKMKAFLAVLSGLAALLFLRIFVHDHDSLFVAAELVHALGISVLIYKLTREKTCAGLSLKSQELTAMFLGVRLYCSFVMEYDIHTLLDMATLVTTLWVIYMIRFKLKSSYMDDKDNLAMYYVVIPCAVLSLLIHPTTRHHPLNRILWAFCVYLEAVSVLPQLRVMQNAKIVEPFTAHYVFALGVARFLSCAHWVLQVLDTRGHLLTALGYGLWPFMVLLSEIVQTFILADFCYYYVKSLVGGQLVLRLPSGVV